The nucleotide sequence CACGACGGGCTTGGTGCCCTGGGCCGAGGCGGCCATCATGCAGCAGGGCGCGAGGGCCAGCATGCACAGGCAGTGGCGAATGAGCTTCATGGTGTTGTCCTTGTTCTGGAGGCGGCGGTGCGCCGACGCGCCATTGTGAAGGCCGCACGCACGCGAAAGGCGCGCAATGCGCCGTCTCGGTAGTTCCACCGATGGCTTCGCGGCCCCGCTTCTGCGGGGGATGCCTTTTGGTTATCGGCATGAAAATTTGTGATTCCTCGCCGCGGCGCTTTGCCTGAATACTCCGCCGCCACGGGTTCGGGGCGCCATTCGCCGCATGAAGTTCGCGCTTCGCGAATCCGTCGTCCGCACAACAACGCCCCTGTGGAGATCGAATGAGCGAAGCCGCCGTCCTGCCTGCCAGCCCCGTGCTGGCTTCTTCCCCGCCCGCCACCGCCACCAAGGGCGGCCAGAGCCAGTTCCGGCTGATCGCCGCCTGCTCGATCGGCAACGCGCTCGAGATGTACGACTTCACCGTCTACAGCTTCTTCGCGCTGCTGATCGGCAAGCTGTTCTTTCCCTCCGAGAGCGCCTTCGGTTCGCTGCTGCTCGCGGTCGCGACCTTCGGCATCGGCTTCGTGATGCGGCCGCTGGGCGGCGTGATCATCGGCAACTACGCCGACCGCAAGGGCCGCAAGGCCGCGATGACGCTGACCATCGCGCTGATGGTGGCCGGCACGCTGTGCATCGCGCTCGCGCCCACCTATGCCTCGGCCGGCGTGTTCGGCTCGCTGATGATCGTCGCGGGCCGGCTGCTGCAGGGCTTCTCGCTCGGCGGCGAGGTCGGCGCCGCGACCTCGATGCTGATGGAGGCCGGCGGCGTCAAGGGCCGCGGCTTCCGCGTCAGCTGGCAGCTCGCGAGCCAGGGCCTGTCGGCGCTGGCCGGCGCGCTCACCGGCGCGCTGCTGTATGCGCTGCTGCCGCAGGCCTCGCTCGAGAGTTGGGGCTGGCGCCTGCCCTTCCTGCTGGGGCTGCTGATCGCGCCGGTGGGCCTGTACATCCGCTCGCACCTCGAGGAAACGCACCAGGCCGAGAGCCATGAGTCGAGCCCGATCGGCCGGCTGCTGCGCGCCCATGGCGGCACCGTGTTCAAGGGCATCCTCGCGACCACCGCGGGCACGGCCACCATGTACCTGGTGGTGTTCTTCATGCCCACCTACATGATCCGCGTGCTCAAGATGCCGCCCTCGCTGTCGCTGCTGTCGGGCTGCGTCACCGGCATCACGCTGTTCGTGGTGTCGCTGGTGGCGGGCCGGCTGGCCGACCGGCTCGAGCGCCGCAAGCCGCTGGCGATCGGCTCGCTGCTGTTCAGCCTGGTCGCGGTGGGCCCGGTGTTCTGGCTCATCAGCCACCATCCGAGCGTGCCGCTGGTGCTGTGCCTGTCGGCGCTGCTGACCGCGAGCGTGAACATCGGCACCACGCCGATGTTCCTGATGCTGCTCGAGATGCTGCCGATCGGCGTGCGCGCCAGCGGCATCTCGGTGATCTACAGCGTGGGCGTCACGATCTTCGGCGGCTCCTCGCAGTTCATCGTGACCTGGCTGCTGGCCCAGACCGGCAACCCGCTCTCGCCGGCCTTCTACATGATGGCCTGCGGCGTGCTGAGCATCGGCGCGCTGCTGAGCCTGCGCGAACGGCGCGTCGGTTGAGCGCCGCCTTCCTCTCCCACCTTTTCCGCGAAACGACTTCCTTCCATGACCCGCGAACTCAGCCTCCAGACCACCAAGCTCCTGTCCCGCCTGCTGCCGCCGATCGAGATCGACACCGAGGCCTTCGTCGACATCCGGCGCCGGATCCATGCCGAGCCCGAACTCGGCTTCGAGGTGAGCGCGACCAGCGAACTGGTCGCGCGGCTCCTGCGCGAATGGGGCTACGAGGTGCACACGGGCATCGGCAAGACCGGCGTGGTGGGGCAGCTCAGGCTCGGCAGCGGCACGCGGCGCCTGGGCATCCGCGCCGACATGGACGCGCTGCCGATCGTCGAGGCCACGGGCCTGCCCTATGCGAGCCGGCAGCACGGCCGCATGCATGCCTGCGGCCACGACGGCCACACGGCGATCCTGCTCGCGGCGGCGAAGGCACTCGCCAAGAGCCGTGACTTCGACGGCACGCTGAACCTGATCTTCCAGCCCGACGAGGAGAACCTCTGCGGCGCGCGCGCGATGATCGCGGACGGCCTGTTCGAGCGCTTTCCCTGCGACGCCGTCTATGCGCTGCACAACGCGCCCGGCGTGCCGGCCGGCAGCTTTATCGTGCAAGCGGGGCCGGTCACGCTCTCGTCCGACGTGGCCGACGTGACGATCCAGGGCAAGGGCGGCCATGGTGCGATGCCGCACCGCGCGCAGGACCCGGTGGTGGCGGCCGCCGCCACCGTGACCGCGCTGCAGAGCGTGGTGGCGCGCAACGTCGCGCCCGACGACACGGCGGTGCTGTCGGTCGGCTTCATCCGCGGCGGCGCGACCCACAACGTCATTCCGCAATCGGTCGCGCTCGGGCTCAACGTGCGCGCGGCCCGGCCCGAGACGCGCGCGCTGGTCGAGTCGCGCATCCGCGAGATCGTCGCGCTGACCGCGCAGGCGCATGGAGTGGAGGCCAGCATCGATTACCGGCCGCTGGTGCCGCCGGTGGTCAACACCGAGGCCGAGAGCCGGCTGATGACCGAGGTGTGCGCCGCGCTGGTGGGCGCGGACAAGGTGGCGGCCACGGTGCCGCGCGGCTTCGCGGGCAGCGAGGACTTCGCCTGGATGCTGGCCGAGCTGCCCGGCTGCTACGTGCTGCTGGGCAACGGCGAAGGCGAGTTCGGCGGCTGCATGGTGCACAACCCCGGCTACGACTTCAACGACGAGGTGTTGCCGCTGGGCGCGGCCT is from Variovorax paradoxus and encodes:
- a CDS encoding MFS transporter yields the protein MSEAAVLPASPVLASSPPATATKGGQSQFRLIAACSIGNALEMYDFTVYSFFALLIGKLFFPSESAFGSLLLAVATFGIGFVMRPLGGVIIGNYADRKGRKAAMTLTIALMVAGTLCIALAPTYASAGVFGSLMIVAGRLLQGFSLGGEVGAATSMLMEAGGVKGRGFRVSWQLASQGLSALAGALTGALLYALLPQASLESWGWRLPFLLGLLIAPVGLYIRSHLEETHQAESHESSPIGRLLRAHGGTVFKGILATTAGTATMYLVVFFMPTYMIRVLKMPPSLSLLSGCVTGITLFVVSLVAGRLADRLERRKPLAIGSLLFSLVAVGPVFWLISHHPSVPLVLCLSALLTASVNIGTTPMFLMLLEMLPIGVRASGISVIYSVGVTIFGGSSQFIVTWLLAQTGNPLSPAFYMMACGVLSIGALLSLRERRVG
- a CDS encoding amidohydrolase is translated as MTRELSLQTTKLLSRLLPPIEIDTEAFVDIRRRIHAEPELGFEVSATSELVARLLREWGYEVHTGIGKTGVVGQLRLGSGTRRLGIRADMDALPIVEATGLPYASRQHGRMHACGHDGHTAILLAAAKALAKSRDFDGTLNLIFQPDEENLCGARAMIADGLFERFPCDAVYALHNAPGVPAGSFIVQAGPVTLSSDVADVTIQGKGGHGAMPHRAQDPVVAAAATVTALQSVVARNVAPDDTAVLSVGFIRGGATHNVIPQSVALGLNVRAARPETRALVESRIREIVALTAQAHGVEASIDYRPLVPPVVNTEAESRLMTEVCAALVGADKVAATVPRGFAGSEDFAWMLAELPGCYVLLGNGEGEFGGCMVHNPGYDFNDEVLPLGAACWVRLAQTYLVA